The nucleotide window TACTTATTTGGGGGAGTAAGGTTTTTGGATTTCCTAGCATTGTTAATGCTCATTGATATTATATCTGGAGTCATCAAGGCTGCAATGCAACGTCGCCTTAGAAGTAGAAATGCACTCTATGGGTATGCTCGTAAAATTCTCATTTTCGGTGTCATTATTATGGCTAATATCATTGATAACATGCTTAATCTTAACGGTACGGTGGCGTTTGCTACGGTGCTTTTTTATATTGCAAATGAAGGACTATCTATTCTCGAAAACCTTGCTCAAGTTGGGGTTAAGGTCCCTACAGTCATTATTGATAAACTTCACGTAATACAGGAAGAACGAAAGGATGGTGATAAAAATGGTTAAGATTAAACAAGATCTATTAAAATCAGATAGGTATGAGATAAAATGTCCAAACGCCATGTTTCCAAATTTTATTACCGTGCATAATACAGCTAACGATGCACTAGCAGCCAATGAAATTGCATATATGAAACGAAATGACAATCAAATTTCCTTCCATTTTGCTGTTGATGATAAAGAAATTATTCAAGGTATACCTACTAATCGTAATGCATGGCATTGTGGTGATGGTTCAGAAACAAACTCTGGTAACCGAAACTCTATTGGTATTGAAATTTGCTATTCTAAATCAGGTGGGGAACGATACAAAAAAGCAGAGAAGTTAGCAATAAAACTCATCGCTCAATTGTTAAAGCAATACGGTTGGGGTGTCGACCGTGTAAAAAAACATCAAGACTGGAATGGTAAGTACTGCCCACACCGAATCCTTGATGAGCGCAGATGGCTTTCGTTTATTGCAGAAATTGCTAAGGAATTAGATGTTCCTAAAATAGCCACAGTAAAAGATGACGTAAAAAGTCACTGGGCTGAAAATTCCATTAATAAAGCAAAAGACAAAGGCATTATGAACGGGTACGCAGATGGCACTTTCGGACCCAACGACACTCTAACTAGGGGCCAATTCGTTTCTGTATTAGACCGATTAGGGTTATTAGAATAAGTAAAGGGCGCCTTGTAAGCGCCCTTTTCCTAAAAAGGTAAATCATTATTCATTTCAACAGGTTTTAACTGTCTAACATGATTAGTAATGTCTGCCCCATCCCACAACACTTGTTCAATAGCAATTTTCCTACCACTATATTCTCTTTGTATAC belongs to Mangrovibacillus cuniculi and includes:
- a CDS encoding phage holin family protein, which codes for MWSTFSELQVIHAYLFGGVRFLDFLALLMLIDIISGVIKAAMQRRLRSRNALYGYARKILIFGVIIMANIIDNMLNLNGTVAFATVLFYIANEGLSILENLAQVGVKVPTVIIDKLHVIQEERKDGDKNG
- a CDS encoding S-layer homology domain-containing protein, with the protein product MMNGYADGTFGPNDTLTRGQFVSVLDRLGLLE